One part of the Glycine soja cultivar W05 chromosome 11, ASM419377v2, whole genome shotgun sequence genome encodes these proteins:
- the LOC114377241 gene encoding BES1/BZR1 homolog protein 4-like → MTSGTRLPTSKERENNKRRERRRRAIAAKIFAGLRMYGNFKLPKHCDNNEVLKALCNEAGWTVEPDGTTYRKGCKPLERMDIVGGSSAASPCSSYHPSPCASYNPSPGSSSFPSPSSSPYTQIPNADGNSLIPWLKNLSTASSSASSPKLPHLYLHSGSISAPVTPPLSSPTSRTPRINVEWDEQSARPGWTRQQHYSFLPSSSPPSPGRQVVDPEWFAGIKLPHVSPTSPTFSLVSSNPFAFKEDGLPGSGSRMWTPAQSGTCSPAIPPGSDQNADIPMSEAVSDEFAFGSNMLGLVKPWEGERIHEEFGSDDLELTLGNSKTR, encoded by the exons ATGACGTCGGGGACGAGGCTACCCACGTCGAAGGAGAGAGAAAACAacaagaggagagagagaaggagaagagccATAGCGGCGAAGATCTTCGCGGGTCTGAGGATGTATGGGAACTTCAAACTCCCCAAACACTGCGACAACAATGAAGTTCTCAAAGCTCTCTGCAACGAAGCTGGGTGGACCGTTGAACCCGATGGAACCACTTACCGCAAG GGATGCAAGCCTTTAGAGCGCATGGACATAGTTGGTGGATCATCAGCAGCAAGCCCTTGTTCATCTTACCATCCAAGTCCATGTGCTTCCTACAATCCAAGCCCTGGCTCATCATCCTTCCCAAGTCCATCTTCATCCCCTTATACTCAAATTCCTAATGCTGATGGCAACTCCCTCATTCCATGGCTCAAAAACCTCTCCACTGCTTCATCTTCAGCATCTTCTCCCAAGCTTCCCCACCTCTACCTCCACAGTGGCTCCATCAGTGCTCCTGTCACACCTCCTCTGAGCTCTCCAACCTCCAGAACGCCACGAATCAATGTCGAGTGGGACGAGCAGTCTGCGCGGCCGGGGTGGACCAGACAGCAGCACTACTCATTCCTTCCATCTTCTAGTCCTCCCAGCCCCGGTCGCCAGGTTGTTGACCCTGAATGGTTTGCTGGGATCAAACTTCCCCATGTTAGTCCAACCTCACCAACATTCAGCTTGGTCTCCTCAAACCCTTTTGCCTTCAAGGAAGATGGCTTGCCCGGAAGCGGTTCGCGAATGTGGACTCCTGCTCAGAGTGGAACATGCTCTCCTGCTATTCCACCTGGCTCTGATCAAAATGCTGACATTCCTATGTCTGAAGCTGTTTCAGATGAATTTGCATTTGGAAGCAACATGTTGGGGCTTGTCAAGCCTTGGGAAGGAGAAAGGATCCATGAGGAATTTGGATCAGATGATCTTGAACTCACACTTGGTAACTCAAAGACCAG ATGA